One window from the genome of Nocardioides panaciterrulae encodes:
- a CDS encoding YifB family Mg chelatase-like AAA ATPase: MAFATARTVSLHGAIGHLVDVQTDVSPGQVGLTLVGRPDVTLNEARDRCRMAIVNSRLDWPATRRITVLLSPADLIKSGTHFDLAIAVSVLAAAGGLPAAALSGTVFIGELTLDGGLRSVPGVLPMVLAASARGVGRVFVPEPHAQEAAMVPGMEVIGVRSLAQVVAELRGDEIPEAPPVAPMSGSRLLSWRGAERREELDMADLFGLEDTRYAVEVAAAGGHHLMLSGPKGAGKTSIAERIPGILPDLTPEESLELTAIHSLAGALEPGDGLVVRPPYSAPHHDASKASLLGGGLNAVRPGELSRAHAGVLFLDEFPLFRSDVIEALRQPLESGEVTVARRDESVTLPARGMVVLACNPCPCGEYAPQVGKSQCQCKETQRRDYRARITGPVADRIDILRHVVGFTPGDQRDRFERRESSAEIRVRVEAARRRQARRYAGCSWRLNGQASAPALRDRWPVTPAAQALVDDETWAGRLTQRGAVRVLRLAWSVADLAGLDQPDVAEVNAALALRTGAPLMVDVLSRRVG; this comes from the coding sequence ATGGCCTTCGCGACCGCACGCACGGTCTCCCTGCACGGCGCGATCGGCCACCTCGTGGACGTGCAGACCGACGTATCGCCCGGCCAGGTGGGCCTGACGCTGGTGGGGCGGCCCGACGTCACGCTGAACGAGGCGCGGGACCGCTGCCGGATGGCCATCGTCAACAGCCGGCTGGACTGGCCGGCGACCCGCCGGATCACGGTGCTGCTCTCGCCGGCCGACCTGATCAAGAGCGGCACCCACTTCGACCTCGCGATCGCGGTCTCGGTGCTGGCGGCGGCCGGCGGCCTGCCCGCCGCCGCGCTCTCGGGCACCGTGTTCATCGGCGAGCTCACCCTCGACGGTGGCCTGCGGTCGGTGCCGGGCGTGCTGCCGATGGTGCTCGCCGCCTCGGCGCGCGGCGTGGGCCGGGTCTTCGTCCCGGAGCCGCACGCGCAGGAGGCCGCGATGGTGCCGGGCATGGAGGTGATCGGGGTCCGGTCGCTGGCCCAGGTCGTCGCCGAGCTGCGGGGCGACGAGATCCCCGAGGCGCCGCCGGTGGCGCCGATGTCCGGCAGCCGGCTGCTGAGCTGGCGCGGCGCCGAGCGCCGCGAGGAGCTCGACATGGCCGACCTGTTCGGGCTCGAGGACACCCGGTACGCCGTCGAGGTGGCCGCGGCCGGCGGCCACCACCTGATGCTGTCCGGGCCGAAGGGGGCCGGCAAGACCAGCATCGCCGAGCGGATCCCGGGGATCCTCCCGGACCTCACGCCCGAGGAGTCGCTGGAGCTCACCGCGATCCACTCGCTGGCCGGCGCCCTGGAGCCGGGGGACGGGCTGGTGGTCCGGCCGCCGTACTCCGCGCCGCACCACGACGCGAGCAAGGCCAGCCTGCTGGGCGGCGGCCTGAACGCGGTCCGCCCCGGCGAGCTCAGCCGGGCCCACGCCGGCGTGCTGTTCCTCGACGAGTTCCCGCTGTTCCGCTCCGACGTGATCGAGGCGCTGCGCCAGCCCTTGGAGAGCGGTGAGGTCACGGTGGCCAGGCGGGACGAGTCGGTCACCCTGCCCGCCCGCGGCATGGTGGTCCTGGCCTGCAACCCCTGCCCCTGCGGGGAGTACGCCCCGCAGGTCGGGAAGAGCCAGTGCCAGTGCAAGGAGACCCAGCGACGTGACTACCGCGCCAGGATCACCGGCCCCGTGGCCGACCGCATCGACATCCTGCGGCACGTGGTGGGGTTCACGCCCGGAGACCAGAGGGACCGCTTCGAGCGTCGTGAGTCCAGTGCCGAGATCCGGGTGCGGGTCGAGGCCGCCCGCCGGCGCCAGGCGCGTCGGTACGCCGGCTGCAGCTGGCGGCTCAACGGCCAGGCCTCGGCCCCGGCCCTGCGGGACCGCTGGCCGGTGACGCCCGCGGCCCAGGCGCTGGTGGACGACGAGACCTGGGCGGGCCGGCTGACCCAGCGCGGCGCCGTCCGGGTGCTCCGGCTGGCCTGGTCGGTGGCCGACCTGGCGGGCCTGGACCAGCCCGACGTCGCCGAGGTCAACGCGGCGCTGGCCCTGCGGACCGGCGCCCCGCTGATGGTCGACGTGCTCTCCAGGAGGGTCGGATGA
- a CDS encoding YraN family protein: MTGSATAASRQALGQYGERLAARHLCAQGMVLLDRNWRCDEGEIDLVLREGDVLVVCEVKTRSSVDRGTPHEAVDDAKLERLHRLAGRWALAHDVTPPDVRVDLVAILRPARGPSVLEHVAGVG, encoded by the coding sequence ATGACGGGATCGGCGACGGCGGCCAGCAGGCAGGCCCTCGGACAGTACGGCGAACGGCTCGCCGCGCGGCACCTGTGCGCGCAGGGGATGGTGCTCCTCGACCGCAACTGGCGCTGCGACGAGGGCGAGATCGACCTGGTGCTGCGTGAGGGCGACGTGCTGGTCGTGTGCGAGGTCAAGACCCGCAGCAGCGTGGACCGCGGCACGCCCCACGAAGCGGTCGACGACGCCAAGCTCGAGCGCCTCCACCGGCTCGCGGGGCGCTGGGCGCTCGCCCACGACGTCACGCCACCCGACGTCCGGGTCGACCTGGTCGCGATCCTGCGGCCGGCCCGCGGCCCCTCGGTCCTCGAGCACGTGGCGGGAGTCGGGTGA
- a CDS encoding DUF2469 domain-containing protein, giving the protein MSAEDLEKYETEMELTLYREYRDVVSIFKYVVETDRRFYLCNQVDVKARTEAGEVFFEVSMSDAWVWDMYRPARFAKNVKVLTFKDVNVEELSPADIEPPKD; this is encoded by the coding sequence ATGAGTGCCGAGGATCTCGAGAAGTACGAGACCGAGATGGAGCTCACCCTCTACCGCGAGTACCGCGACGTGGTCTCGATCTTCAAGTACGTCGTCGAGACCGACCGCCGCTTCTACCTGTGCAACCAGGTGGACGTGAAGGCCCGCACCGAGGCGGGCGAGGTGTTCTTCGAGGTGTCGATGAGCGACGCGTGGGTCTGGGACATGTACCGCCCGGCGCGGTTCGCCAAGAACGTCAAGGTGCTCACGTTCAAGGACGTCAACGTCGAGGAGCTCAGCCCCGCCGACATCGAGCCGCCCAAGGACTGA
- a CDS encoding FAD-dependent oxidoreductase, whose product MSTDADVIVVGAGLAGLLCARRLGERGHVVRVLEAGDAPGGRVRTDLVDGFRCDRGFQLLNPAYPAVRRYVDLPGLDLRAFGRGVEVLTARGRSTLADPLRHPSLLAATLRSGYLRPGELARLGRWLAPAVGPVDRLLAGPDRRLADSLDRAAVDGRLRHEVLEPFLAGVLAEADGATSATFVRLLLRSFLRATPAVPSLGMQALADQLAQLPPGTVTTGARVTRVARVAGGVEVDGDLRLRGRAVVVATDPVSAAQLTGVAAPLLGGLRTWWFAAEQPPACSALLRVDGRGAAAGPVVNTVVMSNAAPSYAPPGRHLVEATTLLPSDAGEQDVRRHLDELWAVSTQRWQVVARHDLPEALPQVRPPLQARRPVDLGDGLFVTGDHRDTSSLQGALVSGARTATAVHQHLAVA is encoded by the coding sequence GTGAGCACGGATGCCGACGTCATCGTGGTGGGTGCAGGGCTGGCGGGTCTGCTGTGCGCGCGCCGGCTGGGCGAGCGCGGCCACGTCGTCCGGGTGCTGGAGGCCGGGGACGCCCCCGGGGGCCGGGTCCGGACCGACCTCGTCGACGGGTTCCGGTGCGACCGGGGGTTCCAGCTGCTGAACCCCGCCTACCCCGCGGTGCGCCGGTACGTCGACCTCCCCGGGCTCGACCTGCGCGCGTTCGGGCGGGGGGTGGAGGTGCTGACGGCGCGGGGCCGGTCCACCCTGGCCGATCCGCTGCGCCACCCGTCCCTGCTGGCCGCCACGCTGCGCAGCGGCTACCTGCGTCCCGGCGAGCTCGCCCGGCTGGGCCGCTGGCTGGCGCCGGCTGTGGGGCCGGTCGACCGGCTGCTCGCCGGTCCCGACCGCAGGCTGGCCGACTCCCTGGACCGGGCGGCCGTCGACGGACGGCTGCGCCACGAGGTGCTCGAGCCGTTCCTCGCCGGCGTCCTGGCCGAGGCCGACGGCGCCACGTCCGCGACCTTCGTGCGTCTGCTGCTGCGCAGCTTCCTGCGCGCCACCCCCGCGGTGCCGTCCCTCGGCATGCAGGCGCTGGCCGACCAGCTCGCCCAGCTGCCGCCGGGCACGGTGACGACCGGCGCACGGGTCACCCGCGTCGCGCGGGTGGCCGGCGGGGTCGAGGTGGACGGCGACCTCAGGCTGCGCGGCCGGGCCGTGGTCGTGGCCACGGACCCGGTCTCCGCGGCGCAGCTGACGGGGGTGGCGGCGCCGCTGCTCGGCGGCCTGCGCACCTGGTGGTTCGCGGCCGAGCAGCCTCCGGCCTGCTCCGCGCTGCTGCGGGTCGACGGCCGGGGTGCCGCCGCGGGGCCGGTGGTGAACACGGTCGTGATGAGCAACGCGGCCCCGTCGTACGCCCCACCCGGCCGCCACCTCGTCGAGGCGACCACGCTGCTGCCCTCCGACGCCGGCGAGCAGGACGTCCGCCGGCACCTGGACGAGCTGTGGGCCGTGTCGACGCAGCGCTGGCAGGTCGTGGCCCGGCACGACCTCCCGGAGGCGCTGCCGCAGGTCCGCCCGCCCCTGCAGGCGCGCCGTCCCGTCGACCTCGGCGACGGGCTGTTCGTCACCGGCGACCACCGCGACACCTCCTCCTTGCAGGGCGCGCTGGTCTCCGGCGCGCGCACGGCCACGGCCGTGCACCAGCACCTTGCCGTCGCATGA
- a CDS encoding YqjF family protein: MTGAGAGDVLDPQGPPLPTPQVMSQWWRDATFLHWRVPAAVVAPLLPAGVRPDLHDGSAWVGLIAFRMVDAGLGRGRPVPWLGTFLETNVRLYSIDEQGRHGVVFRSLDAERLAVVVGANLAVGVPYRWAAMDLTPRSAGPDPAGARLSYRTRRRGSGAGGRIDVEVGALVAAPSPLEHFLTARFGLHTSVLGRTLWVPNTHGPWPLHRARPTHLEDTLLAAAGLPARLAASRPESVLFSPGVRTTFGLPQRLDRRLPQRLPQRPRQRLRVRRR; the protein is encoded by the coding sequence ATGACCGGGGCCGGAGCCGGGGACGTCCTCGACCCGCAGGGGCCACCACTGCCCACGCCGCAGGTGATGAGCCAGTGGTGGCGCGACGCCACCTTCCTGCACTGGCGGGTGCCCGCGGCCGTGGTCGCGCCGCTGCTGCCCGCTGGAGTCCGTCCCGATCTCCACGACGGCAGCGCCTGGGTGGGCCTCATCGCGTTCCGCATGGTCGACGCCGGGCTCGGCCGCGGCCGGCCGGTCCCGTGGTTGGGCACCTTCCTGGAGACCAACGTGAGGCTCTACTCGATCGACGAGCAGGGCCGCCACGGGGTCGTGTTCCGCTCCCTGGACGCCGAGCGGCTGGCCGTGGTGGTCGGCGCGAACCTCGCCGTCGGGGTGCCCTACCGCTGGGCGGCCATGGATCTGACCCCGCGGTCCGCCGGGCCCGACCCGGCCGGGGCCCGCCTGTCCTACCGGACCCGCCGCCGCGGCTCCGGCGCCGGCGGGCGGATCGACGTCGAGGTCGGCGCGCTGGTCGCCGCCCCCTCCCCGCTCGAGCACTTCCTCACCGCCCGCTTCGGCCTGCACACCAGCGTGCTCGGGCGGACGCTGTGGGTGCCGAACACCCACGGACCCTGGCCCCTGCACCGGGCACGGCCGACCCACCTCGAGGACACGCTCCTCGCCGCCGCCGGGCTGCCCGCCCGGCTGGCCGCCTCACGCCCCGAGTCGGTGCTGTTCTCCCCCGGCGTCCGGACCACCTTCGGCCTCCCCCAACGACTCGACCGGCGACTCCCCCAGCGACTCCCCCAACGACCCCGTCAACGTCTCCGCGTCCGTCGCCGCTGA
- the lepB gene encoding signal peptidase I: MTSEDRDTVSAAEQDGTGSRSSHVPGKPRKKHLPIWQETILLLGIALVLAIVIKALFIQAFYIPSESMEPGLVNNDRILVEKVSYWFGGTPERGDVVVFKDPGDWLSAEEKAGPQSGIAELMAQIGLYPTGGHLVKRVIGVAGDVIHCCDKKGRISVNGHPLDEASYVKEKGIACNGPMVTDCKADWTAGPVPPGHIFVMGDNRGHSADSSYHMCKPHLETDCVPGDEYVATDLVVGKVFVLLWPSDHFRWFHRPATFAGVPDDPSS, translated from the coding sequence GTGACTTCCGAAGACCGCGACACCGTGTCCGCCGCCGAACAAGACGGAACGGGGTCGCGGTCTTCGCACGTCCCGGGCAAGCCCCGCAAGAAGCACCTGCCGATCTGGCAGGAGACGATCCTGCTGCTCGGGATCGCCCTGGTTCTGGCGATCGTGATCAAGGCGCTGTTCATCCAGGCCTTCTACATCCCGTCGGAGTCGATGGAGCCCGGCCTGGTCAACAACGACCGGATCCTGGTGGAGAAGGTCTCCTACTGGTTCGGCGGTACGCCGGAGCGCGGCGATGTCGTGGTCTTCAAGGACCCGGGCGACTGGCTCAGCGCGGAGGAGAAGGCCGGACCCCAGAGCGGAATCGCCGAGCTGATGGCGCAGATCGGGCTCTACCCCACCGGCGGACACCTGGTGAAGCGGGTCATCGGCGTCGCCGGTGACGTCATCCACTGCTGTGACAAGAAGGGCCGGATCTCCGTCAACGGCCACCCGCTCGACGAGGCGTCCTACGTCAAGGAGAAGGGGATCGCCTGCAACGGCCCGATGGTCACCGACTGCAAGGCCGACTGGACCGCCGGTCCGGTGCCGCCCGGGCACATCTTCGTGATGGGGGACAACCGCGGCCACTCCGCGGACTCGAGCTACCACATGTGCAAGCCACACCTGGAGACCGACTGCGTGCCGGGGGACGAGTACGTCGCGACCGACCTGGTGGTGGGCAAGGTCTTCGTGCTGCTCTGGCCCAGTGACCACTTCCGCTGGTTCCACCGGCCCGCGACCTTCGCGGGCGTGCCCGACGACCCGTCCTCCTGA
- the rplS gene encoding 50S ribosomal protein L19, translating into MSSNVIAELGNAIKRTDVPDFRAGDTVKVHVKVIEGNRSRVQVFQGVVIRLQGAGVGRTFTVRKVSFGVGVERTFPLNSPIFEQIEVVSRGDVRRAKLYYLRNLRGKAAKIKERREA; encoded by the coding sequence ATGAGCAGCAACGTCATCGCCGAGCTCGGCAACGCGATCAAGCGCACCGACGTCCCGGACTTCCGCGCCGGCGACACCGTCAAGGTGCACGTGAAGGTCATCGAGGGCAACCGGTCCCGCGTCCAGGTCTTCCAGGGTGTCGTCATCCGCCTCCAGGGCGCCGGCGTGGGTCGCACCTTCACCGTCCGCAAGGTCTCCTTCGGCGTGGGCGTGGAGCGCACCTTCCCGCTGAACTCCCCGATCTTCGAGCAGATCGAGGTCGTGAGCCGCGGTGACGTCCGCCGGGCGAAGCTCTACTACCTGCGCAACCTGCGCGGCAAGGCCGCCAAGATCAAGGAGCGTCGGGAGGCCTGA
- the trmD gene encoding tRNA (guanosine(37)-N1)-methyltransferase TrmD — MRIDVVSIFPDYLAPLGLSLPGKAQATGLLELHVHDLRGWTRDRHRTVDDTPYGGGAGMVMKPEPWGEALDELLEPGVTLVVPTPSGEPFTQALARELATRDRLLFACGRYEGIDQRVLDEAHGRAEVREISIGDYVLNGGEVAALAITEAVVRLLPGFMGNPESLVEESHEDGLLEYPVYTKPASWRGREVPPVLLSGDHAAIAAWRHEQAVRRTAARRPDLVPASVVLDDVEVRPARPGDAGELWTLQLACWVQEAHDNPGVRIPALHESLDDVRAWLADQVVLVAHSAGRLVGAVRGRLAGEQWEIGRLMVAPDLASRGLGRALLGRIEGLAPAAATSYSLVTGAGSLRNQRIYKKAGYRLRGEVEPGVVRLTKRRTA, encoded by the coding sequence ATGCGCATCGACGTCGTCTCGATCTTCCCCGACTACCTCGCGCCGCTGGGGCTCTCGCTGCCCGGCAAGGCGCAGGCGACCGGGCTGCTCGAGCTGCACGTCCACGACCTGCGCGGCTGGACCCGCGACCGGCACCGGACCGTCGACGACACGCCGTACGGCGGCGGCGCGGGCATGGTGATGAAGCCCGAGCCGTGGGGTGAGGCGCTCGACGAGCTGCTGGAGCCGGGCGTGACGCTGGTGGTGCCGACCCCGTCCGGGGAGCCCTTCACCCAGGCGCTCGCCCGCGAGCTGGCCACCCGGGACCGGCTGCTGTTCGCCTGCGGTCGCTACGAGGGGATCGACCAACGGGTCCTCGACGAGGCGCACGGCCGGGCCGAGGTGCGCGAGATCTCGATCGGCGACTACGTGCTCAACGGCGGCGAGGTCGCGGCCCTGGCGATCACCGAGGCGGTGGTCCGGCTGCTGCCGGGCTTCATGGGCAACCCCGAGTCGCTGGTCGAGGAGTCCCACGAGGACGGGCTGCTGGAGTACCCGGTCTACACCAAGCCCGCCTCCTGGCGCGGCCGGGAGGTGCCGCCGGTGCTGCTCTCCGGCGACCACGCGGCCATCGCCGCCTGGCGCCACGAGCAGGCGGTACGCCGCACCGCGGCGCGCCGGCCCGACCTGGTGCCGGCCTCGGTCGTGCTCGACGACGTCGAGGTGCGCCCGGCCCGGCCCGGCGACGCCGGCGAGCTGTGGACGTTGCAGCTGGCCTGCTGGGTCCAGGAGGCGCACGACAACCCCGGAGTGCGGATCCCGGCGCTGCACGAGTCGCTCGACGACGTGCGGGCCTGGCTGGCCGACCAGGTCGTGCTGGTGGCGCACTCGGCCGGCCGGCTGGTCGGCGCCGTGCGCGGGCGGCTCGCGGGGGAGCAGTGGGAGATCGGCCGGCTCATGGTCGCCCCCGACCTCGCCAGCCGCGGTCTGGGCCGCGCGCTGCTGGGTCGGATCGAGGGCCTCGCGCCGGCCGCGGCCACGTCGTACTCGCTGGTCACGGGGGCGGGCAGCCTCCGCAACCAGCGGATCTACAAGAAGGCCGGCTACCGGCTGCGTGGCGAGGTCGAGCCGGGCGTCGTGCGGCTGACCAAGCGGCGGACGGCGTAG
- the rimM gene encoding ribosome maturation factor RimM (Essential for efficient processing of 16S rRNA) — protein MDTIEVVVGRIGKPHGVRGEVTVDVRSDEPERRFAPGSVLLVQPPRGSAYPHTTLTVERARWHQTTLLVTFEEMDDRSAAEAARGVLLRAEIAADESPEDPDEYYDHQLVGLAAYDLEGTLLGEVTALVHGGAQDLLTIRTTDGRQALVPFVKALVPEVDLAGRRLVVADRPGLVAPMPDDTVAEDG, from the coding sequence GTGGACACCATCGAGGTCGTCGTCGGCCGCATCGGCAAGCCGCACGGCGTGCGCGGCGAGGTCACGGTCGACGTGCGCTCCGACGAGCCCGAGCGCCGGTTCGCGCCGGGCTCGGTGCTCCTGGTCCAGCCGCCCCGCGGGTCGGCGTACCCGCACACCACGCTGACCGTCGAGCGGGCGCGCTGGCACCAGACCACGCTCCTGGTGACCTTCGAGGAGATGGACGACCGGTCGGCCGCCGAGGCGGCGCGCGGCGTGCTGCTGCGCGCCGAGATCGCGGCCGACGAGTCCCCCGAGGACCCCGACGAGTACTACGACCACCAGTTGGTCGGGCTCGCGGCGTACGACCTGGAGGGGACGCTGCTGGGCGAGGTCACCGCGCTGGTGCACGGGGGCGCCCAGGACCTGCTGACCATCCGCACGACGGACGGCCGCCAGGCGCTGGTGCCGTTCGTGAAGGCCCTGGTGCCCGAGGTCGACCTGGCCGGCCGTCGCCTCGTGGTCGCCGACCGTCCCGGCCTGGTCGCGCCCATGCCCGACGACACCGTCGCCGAGGACGGCTGA
- a CDS encoding RNA-binding protein, giving the protein MLAEALEHLVRGVVEHPDDVVVRDRELRRGSILEVRVNPEDLGKVIGRGGRTATAFRTVISALAGRGGARIDFVDVDRSR; this is encoded by the coding sequence ATGCTCGCCGAGGCGCTCGAGCACCTCGTGCGCGGCGTCGTGGAGCACCCGGACGACGTGGTCGTCCGGGACAGGGAGCTGCGCCGCGGCTCGATCCTCGAGGTGCGGGTCAACCCCGAGGACCTCGGCAAGGTGATCGGCCGGGGCGGGCGCACCGCGACCGCCTTCCGCACGGTCATCTCGGCGCTGGCCGGCCGGGGTGGGGCGCGGATCGACTTCGTGGACGTCGACCGGAGCCGCTGA
- the rpsP gene encoding 30S ribosomal protein S16 has translation MAVKIRLKRLGKVRVPQYRIVIVDSRKKRDGRVIEEIGKYHPKEDPSYIDVVSDRAQYWLGVGAQPTEAVEVLLKVTGDWQKFKGLPGTEGTLRTAEPKRDKLEIFNEALKEVASEPKGGAVTKKTSAKKAEPKAEKAEEAEKVEEAPAEVPASETPEGAADQAEAAETVTPEDAGKGES, from the coding sequence GTGGCCGTCAAGATCCGTTTGAAGCGCCTGGGCAAGGTCCGGGTTCCGCAGTACCGCATCGTCATCGTCGACTCGCGCAAGAAGCGCGACGGTCGAGTGATCGAGGAGATCGGGAAGTACCACCCCAAGGAGGACCCGTCCTACATCGACGTCGTCTCCGACCGGGCGCAGTACTGGCTGGGTGTCGGCGCGCAGCCGACCGAGGCCGTCGAGGTGCTCCTCAAGGTCACCGGTGACTGGCAGAAGTTCAAGGGCCTGCCGGGCACCGAGGGCACGCTGAGGACCGCCGAGCCGAAGCGCGACAAGCTCGAGATCTTCAACGAGGCGCTCAAGGAGGTCGCCAGCGAGCCCAAGGGCGGCGCGGTGACCAAGAAGACCTCCGCCAAGAAGGCCGAGCCCAAGGCCGAGAAGGCCGAGGAGGCTGAGAAGGTCGAGGAGGCCCCGGCCGAGGTGCCGGCTTCCGAGACCCCCGAGGGTGCGGCGGACCAGGCCGAGGCGGCCGAGACCGTCACGCCTGAGGACGCCGGCAAGGGCGAGTCCTGA
- a CDS encoding VanW family protein, with amino-acid sequence MSTPATHLTTRPATTLAPSPRVRDPRRPSERHPWLFPWAVRAHRARRRVAWLLSGAVWAHDRETEDLPVRVKKHGSLLLRELSPAEMRLQRNKVVNLRLASARVDGLLIRPGETFSFNKVVGSCTRRKGYVEGMRLSNGEAVPGVGGGICQLANLLHWMFLHSPLTVVERSEHSFDPFPDKGRVLPWGVGCSIVYNYVDLVVRNDTAATLQLRVRVGERHLRGELRADRRPAETYRVEARDERFWRHEGRVFRQNEIWRTRIDRRTGAVLGEELVKRNCALVKYAPPEELIVDTEGPAQGSSRPSGRPAPVSPGHPAR; translated from the coding sequence ATGTCCACGCCGGCCACACACCTCACCACCCGCCCCGCCACGACCCTCGCCCCTTCGCCGCGCGTCCGGGACCCGCGCCGACCCTCGGAGCGCCACCCCTGGCTGTTCCCGTGGGCGGTCCGCGCACACCGGGCGCGGAGGCGGGTGGCGTGGCTGCTCAGCGGCGCCGTGTGGGCCCACGACCGCGAGACCGAGGACCTGCCGGTGCGGGTGAAGAAGCACGGCTCGCTGCTGCTGCGCGAGCTGTCCCCGGCCGAGATGAGGCTGCAGCGCAACAAGGTGGTGAACCTGCGGCTGGCCTCGGCGCGGGTCGACGGGCTGCTGATCCGGCCGGGCGAGACGTTCTCGTTCAACAAGGTCGTGGGCAGCTGCACCCGACGCAAGGGGTACGTCGAGGGCATGCGGCTCTCCAACGGGGAGGCCGTGCCCGGCGTCGGAGGCGGGATCTGCCAGCTCGCGAACCTGCTGCACTGGATGTTCCTGCACTCGCCGCTCACCGTCGTGGAGCGCTCGGAGCACAGCTTCGACCCGTTCCCGGACAAGGGCCGGGTGCTGCCGTGGGGGGTGGGCTGCTCGATCGTCTACAACTACGTGGACCTCGTCGTGCGCAACGACACCGCGGCGACCCTCCAGCTGCGGGTCCGCGTCGGGGAGCGGCACCTGCGCGGTGAGCTGCGGGCCGACCGGCGGCCGGCGGAGACCTATCGGGTCGAGGCGCGCGACGAGCGGTTCTGGCGCCACGAGGGGCGTGTGTTCCGGCAGAACGAGATCTGGCGGACCCGGATCGACCGGCGCACCGGCGCGGTGCTCGGTGAGGAGCTGGTCAAGCGCAACTGCGCCCTGGTGAAGTACGCCCCGCCGGAGGAGCTCATCGTGGACACCGAGGGGCCCGCGCAGGGTTCCTCCCGGCCATCCGGCCGTCCGGCACCGGTCTCGCCGGGCCACCCCGCGCGGTGA
- a CDS encoding VOC family protein, translated as MSERPAISLGTLCLDCDDAHAMAAFYGGLLGWEVTATEPDWVLMRDPAGGVGLSFQAEPAYEPPTWPEQPETQQKMMHLDVRVVPAAGGDPCGPAGQEALEAAVAVAVAAGGRLAEHQPREDLRVVLDPAGHPLCLFLH; from the coding sequence GTGAGCGAGCGCCCGGCGATCTCCCTGGGCACGCTCTGCCTCGACTGCGACGACGCCCACGCGATGGCGGCGTTCTACGGCGGTCTGCTGGGCTGGGAGGTCACGGCCACCGAGCCGGACTGGGTGCTGATGCGCGACCCCGCCGGGGGTGTGGGGCTGTCGTTCCAGGCCGAGCCCGCCTACGAGCCGCCGACCTGGCCCGAGCAGCCGGAGACGCAGCAGAAGATGATGCACCTCGACGTGCGTGTGGTCCCGGCCGCCGGCGGCGACCCGTGCGGGCCGGCCGGCCAGGAGGCGCTCGAGGCGGCGGTCGCGGTGGCCGTCGCCGCCGGCGGTCGGCTGGCGGAGCACCAACCGCGGGAGGACCTGCGGGTCGTCCTGGACCCGGCGGGCCACCCGCTCTGCCTGTTCCTGCACTGA
- a CDS encoding amidohydrolase family protein, protein MTSSPVLKFSGPVLPDGEARDLYVVDGHVTYEPVAGAEPAGSGWIVPGLVDAHCHVGLDNHGAVDQATTEQQAITDRDAGALLLRDCGSAADTAWVHDREDLPRLIRAGRHIARTKRYIRNYAHEVEPGELASYVAKEAERGDGWVKLVGDWISREEGDLAPSFPAEAFAEAIATAHEHGARVTAHCFGTTVLPELIGAGIDCIEHGTGLTTDLIDEMVARGTALVPTVMQLNNFPGYAEAGEAKFPAYAATMRDLYAHRRETIMSAHDAGVPIYAGTDAGGVLPHGGIAGEVLELHAYGFSAEAALAAASWKAREWLGWNATLEEGAPADFVVLDRNPLEDLSVLRTPSRVVLRGRVVA, encoded by the coding sequence ATGACCTCCTCACCCGTGCTGAAGTTCTCCGGTCCGGTGCTGCCCGACGGCGAGGCGCGTGACCTCTACGTCGTCGACGGCCACGTCACCTACGAACCGGTGGCCGGCGCCGAGCCCGCCGGCAGCGGCTGGATCGTGCCCGGGCTGGTCGACGCCCACTGCCATGTCGGCCTCGACAACCACGGGGCCGTGGACCAGGCGACGACCGAACAGCAGGCGATCACCGACCGGGACGCCGGGGCGCTGCTGCTGCGCGACTGCGGCTCGGCCGCCGACACCGCCTGGGTGCATGACCGGGAGGACCTGCCGCGACTGATCCGCGCCGGACGGCACATCGCCCGCACCAAGCGCTACATCCGCAACTACGCCCACGAGGTCGAGCCCGGCGAGCTCGCGTCGTACGTCGCGAAGGAGGCCGAGCGCGGTGACGGCTGGGTGAAGCTGGTGGGGGACTGGATCTCCCGCGAGGAGGGTGACCTCGCGCCGTCGTTCCCCGCGGAGGCGTTCGCCGAGGCGATCGCGACCGCCCACGAGCACGGTGCGCGAGTGACCGCGCACTGCTTCGGCACCACGGTGCTGCCCGAGCTGATCGGGGCCGGCATCGACTGCATCGAGCACGGCACCGGGCTGACGACCGACCTGATCGACGAGATGGTCGCGCGTGGCACCGCACTGGTGCCGACGGTGATGCAGCTGAACAACTTCCCCGGGTACGCCGAGGCCGGCGAGGCGAAGTTCCCGGCGTACGCCGCCACGATGCGCGACCTCTACGCCCACCGGCGCGAGACGATCATGTCCGCCCACGACGCCGGGGTGCCGATCTATGCCGGCACCGACGCCGGGGGCGTGCTGCCGCACGGCGGCATCGCCGGTGAGGTGCTGGAGCTGCACGCCTACGGCTTCTCCGCCGAGGCGGCGCTGGCCGCCGCCTCGTGGAAGGCCCGGGAGTGGCTGGGCTGGAACGCCACGCTCGAGGAGGGGGCCCCGGCCGACTTCGTGGTGCTCGACCGGAACCCGCTGGAGGACCTCTCCGTGCTGCGCACCCCGAGCCGGGTGGTGCTGCGCGGGCGGGTGGTGGCGTGA